In a single window of the Pseudomonadota bacterium genome:
- a CDS encoding amidase — translation MIRLPKVRSSDYCSIADKISNLRYCEEIVQYYEDFIEQYKLLDNKYSFSESVDFDFIFEQLEENLKIRDRELFGIPFGIKDVFNTKVLPTSMGSQIWEGFKAGNNARIVDEIVDRGGIVFSKTTTAEFAVHFIQNNKTINPHNASRITGTSSAGSAVAVACGALPICLGTQTAGSIIRPASFCGVFGFKPSFGAFDRTGCLKTADTLDTIGFLGSDISGLQSAFLSTFQQDLSYPLAQNFFLEQRKKSEKGLLKIGVISDQFKGYQDFDSHVKNDFSKAVDLLQTKGSDVSLMKNVEFINDIHEMHYAIYCKSLSYYFQQEVKQGAAISKIMSEMISLGDQIPIEQYISAIKQQPEYRHQFDDVFRDYDFIVTPSTASVAPLIETQDEQTGRSVEKDDTCLIWTFLGYPTLSIPAFWSEKHQMPFGLQIIAPKYCDLPLLEFGEHIMKCLSDDVYDEYGTI, via the coding sequence ATGATTAGATTACCCAAGGTGCGTTCTTCTGATTATTGTTCGATTGCTGATAAAATTTCTAATTTAAGATATTGTGAAGAAATTGTTCAATATTATGAAGATTTTATTGAACAATATAAATTGCTGGATAACAAGTATTCGTTTTCGGAAAGTGTAGACTTTGATTTTATTTTTGAACAGTTAGAGGAAAACCTTAAAATCCGTGATCGAGAATTGTTTGGAATTCCTTTTGGCATAAAGGATGTGTTTAATACAAAAGTTCTCCCCACATCTATGGGGAGTCAAATTTGGGAGGGATTTAAGGCAGGGAATAATGCTAGAATTGTTGATGAAATTGTTGATCGTGGAGGAATTGTTTTTTCAAAGACAACGACGGCAGAATTTGCAGTTCACTTTATCCAAAACAACAAAACAATTAATCCACATAATGCTTCCCGGATCACTGGGACATCTTCGGCGGGTTCAGCTGTTGCCGTTGCATGTGGAGCACTTCCAATATGTCTTGGGACACAAACTGCAGGATCGATCATTCGCCCCGCAAGTTTCTGTGGTGTGTTTGGATTCAAGCCTTCTTTTGGGGCTTTCGATAGGACAGGTTGTCTGAAAACAGCAGATACACTTGATACTATTGGTTTTCTCGGTTCAGATATCTCTGGGCTCCAAAGTGCTTTCTTATCAACTTTTCAACAAGATTTAAGTTATCCTCTTGCACAAAACTTTTTTCTGGAGCAAAGAAAAAAAAGCGAGAAAGGGCTATTGAAAATAGGTGTGATCAGCGACCAATTTAAGGGGTATCAGGATTTTGATTCACATGTGAAAAATGACTTTTCAAAGGCAGTTGATCTTTTGCAAACAAAAGGCAGTGATGTTTCTTTAATGAAAAATGTGGAATTTATAAATGATATACATGAGATGCATTACGCCATTTATTGTAAGTCCCTTTCATATTATTTTCAACAAGAGGTAAAACAAGGAGCCGCGATAAGTAAAATAATGTCTGAGATGATTTCTTTGGGAGATCAAATTCCTATCGAACAATATATAAGTGCGATTAAACAACAGCCTGAATATCGTCATCAGTTCGATGATGTATTTCGAGATTATGATTTTATTGTCACACCGTCAACGGCATCTGTTGCACCGCTCATCGAGACACAGGATGAACAGACTGGAAGGTCTGTTGAAAAAGATGATACGTGTCTTATTTGGACATTTCTTGGGTATCCAACACTCAGCATTCCTGCCTTTTGGTCAGAAAAGCATCAAATGCCTTTTGGGCTGCAGATCATTGCTCCGAAATATTGCGACTTGCCACTCTTGGAATTTGGTGAACATATAATGAAATGTTTGAGTGATGATGTATATGACGAATATGGAACCATTTGA
- a CDS encoding ABC transporter ATP-binding protein/permease: MNLIEGIGLGLLIPVFQKLIGASDASSRFIEWFDRMFFYIHLKPTFLNTLILLCVVFLIRCAVSLWGRHISTKISSDFQFEIKQKTYKKLLDARLDFFWAHRQGDLMNILTTEANRASSAFFQTAQWVSTLLSVFIYIGLAIFISGWLALVAVIVAIAVLSPLTLIARKARKYGDLTTELNEEIQHELLNVLGAIKVLKGASNEKDALRRFKVQNKLFRDVWYKIAFSANSINIYSQPIAVIILSFFIYAGVKLNVGTVEIMVFLLVLLRLIPTIAALQGLQHNVNSNMPGYERITSLLRELDNAGERQGGLKVNPLERKIEFKGISFEYTEGKRILNELSLSIPANKTTSIVGPSGAGKSTLVDLILGFYTPQKGKIRIDDQNLEASDLNSWRNQIGYVSQEVVLFNDSIKANISWGDENISDEEIVAAAKMAAAHEFILELKNGYDTVIGDRGVKISGGQRQRLALARALVKKPKILILDEATSSLDHHSELDIKRSIEVMNRSKQITIIIIAHRFTTVQESDQIFVLDQGRIVEQGNWEQLTSNQGGYVAQINSGKEEIN, encoded by the coding sequence ATGAATTTGATAGAAGGAATTGGGCTTGGATTGCTGATTCCAGTATTTCAAAAACTTATCGGCGCCTCAGATGCTTCCAGCCGCTTCATTGAATGGTTTGATCGAATGTTTTTTTATATACACCTGAAACCCACCTTTTTGAATACCTTGATTTTATTGTGTGTTGTTTTTTTAATAAGGTGTGCTGTTTCTTTATGGGGGAGGCATATTAGTACTAAGATATCTTCAGATTTTCAGTTTGAAATAAAACAAAAAACTTATAAAAAACTGTTGGATGCACGGCTTGACTTTTTCTGGGCGCATCGTCAGGGTGATTTGATGAATATTTTGACAACTGAAGCAAACAGAGCCTCGTCGGCTTTTTTCCAGACCGCCCAATGGGTCTCAACACTGTTGTCTGTGTTTATATATATAGGATTAGCTATATTTATATCAGGGTGGCTGGCTTTAGTTGCTGTGATAGTTGCTATTGCTGTCTTATCTCCACTTACTCTGATAGCCCGAAAGGCCAGAAAATATGGTGATCTGACAACCGAATTGAATGAAGAAATTCAACATGAGCTTCTCAATGTTTTAGGAGCCATTAAGGTTTTGAAAGGCGCTTCAAATGAAAAAGATGCATTGCGACGATTTAAAGTGCAAAATAAGCTATTCAGAGATGTCTGGTACAAAATAGCCTTTAGTGCGAATTCGATTAACATCTATTCACAGCCCATAGCCGTAATAATATTGAGCTTTTTTATCTATGCCGGTGTCAAGTTAAATGTTGGTACTGTAGAGATAATGGTTTTTTTACTGGTGCTTTTACGATTGATCCCCACCATAGCAGCCCTTCAGGGGCTGCAGCATAATGTAAACAGTAATATGCCGGGATATGAACGTATTACCTCCCTTTTACGGGAATTGGATAATGCAGGAGAACGACAGGGAGGCTTGAAAGTGAATCCCTTGGAAAGGAAAATAGAGTTCAAGGGAATATCGTTTGAATATACTGAAGGTAAACGAATTCTGAATGAATTAAGCCTTAGCATTCCGGCAAATAAGACCACATCCATCGTAGGGCCGTCAGGTGCTGGAAAGTCAACTCTAGTAGATTTGATTCTGGGGTTTTATACTCCTCAGAAAGGAAAAATCCGCATCGATGATCAGAACCTTGAAGCAAGTGACCTGAATTCATGGCGGAATCAAATTGGATATGTGTCCCAGGAAGTTGTGTTGTTTAATGATAGCATAAAGGCCAATATTTCATGGGGAGATGAAAATATATCTGATGAAGAAATTGTCGCAGCTGCCAAAATGGCAGCTGCCCATGAATTTATTCTTGAATTAAAGAATGGTTATGACACGGTGATTGGTGATCGAGGTGTTAAGATATCAGGAGGACAGCGGCAGCGACTTGCGCTGGCCCGGGCATTGGTAAAGAAGCCTAAAATTTTAATCTTAGATGAGGCAACCAGTTCCTTGGATCATCATTCTGAATTGGATATAAAACGGTCAATAGAGGTAATGAATCGCTCTAAACAAATAACAATCATCATAATTGCTCATCGTTTTACAACCGTACAGGAATCTGACCAGATATTTGTTCTGGACCAGGGGAGGATCGTTGAACAGGGCAACTGGGAACAACTAACGTCAAATCAGGGCGGGTATGTTGCCCAAATTAATTCAGGAAAGGAAGAAATTAATTGA
- a CDS encoding acylneuraminate cytidylyltransferase family protein gives MTINLEKQDVLYTEKIYAVICARGGSKRVKRKNVLLVHGKPLIVHTIELSKSCKLFDDVIVNSEDAEILQIAEQLGVTTYKRPGSLALDTIFLIDVIKEMIDSMKLDDSQIIGILFPTCPLRSIEDIENALSLFMENGGDTPVVSVTSYEYPIQVALNIREDNRLEPVFPEDYQRSTRHNAHKKSYHANYSIIFNTVGNLKKQINLIGNDPIPYIMPYERSIDIDEPFQLKIAKALLAFKE, from the coding sequence ATGACAATAAATTTAGAGAAACAAGATGTTTTATATACCGAAAAAATATATGCCGTTATCTGCGCTCGAGGAGGCTCAAAACGGGTCAAGAGGAAAAATGTTTTGCTTGTACACGGAAAACCTCTCATCGTCCATACAATAGAGCTGTCAAAATCCTGTAAGCTTTTTGACGATGTAATCGTTAATTCAGAGGATGCTGAAATATTGCAAATTGCCGAACAGTTGGGCGTTACAACTTATAAAAGGCCCGGCTCTCTTGCTCTTGATACTATTTTTCTTATTGATGTGATCAAAGAGATGATTGATTCCATGAAATTAGATGACTCACAGATCATAGGGATTCTTTTTCCGACCTGTCCATTACGGTCGATCGAAGATATTGAAAACGCCCTCTCTCTTTTTATGGAGAATGGCGGTGATACACCTGTGGTTAGTGTGACCAGTTATGAATATCCAATACAGGTTGCATTAAATATCAGAGAAGATAATAGGCTCGAACCGGTTTTTCCTGAAGACTATCAGCGGTCTACAAGGCATAATGCCCATAAAAAAAGTTATCACGCAAATTATTCAATAATTTTCAATACGGTTGGGAACTTAAAAAAACAGATAAATCTTATTGGGAATGACCCCATTCCCTATATCATGCCCTATGAAAGGTCAATCGACATCGATGAGCCGTTTCAGTTAAAAATTGCAAAAGCTCTGCTGGCCTTTAAGGAATAA
- a CDS encoding aldehyde dehydrogenase yields MRIGINGFGRIGRAITRIIVENKSLDIVAINDINPDPSNLAYLLKYDTTYGRLSEKIWADERKLYINNETEIALYSQEDVTKVPWDKHGVDFVIDASGVKSCLQKLHSLQNLGVKRCVVTNSPEDSNIKSIVMGVNEKTINLDDYILSSSICDANAFVPVMNLLQENFGVDHGFVTTLHPWLGYQNLLDGPSMSVSDPGHIHSTYVLGRSSINALIPKTTTCISASCRALPWLDGKFMSLSYRVPTMIVSSADISVKLEKNVTREEIKRVFENAEQIQQYKIIKNVNEPLTSIDFTGSEYSAIVDHRWLMVNGHSYCKFILWYDNEWGYSSRVIDLVHYLGTL; encoded by the coding sequence ATGCGTATTGGTATTAATGGTTTTGGCAGGATTGGTCGGGCAATTACTCGAATAATAGTGGAAAATAAATCTTTAGATATTGTGGCAATTAATGATATTAATCCTGATCCAAGTAATCTTGCATATTTGTTAAAATATGACACCACTTATGGTCGCTTATCAGAAAAGATCTGGGCTGATGAGCGCAAACTATATATCAATAATGAAACTGAAATTGCACTGTATTCTCAAGAGGATGTAACTAAAGTCCCTTGGGATAAACATGGGGTTGATTTTGTTATTGATGCTTCGGGCGTTAAAAGTTGTCTCCAGAAATTGCATAGTTTACAGAATCTTGGTGTTAAAAGGTGTGTCGTGACCAATTCTCCTGAGGACAGTAATATTAAATCGATAGTGATGGGTGTTAATGAAAAGACCATTAATTTAGATGATTATATATTATCATCAAGTATATGTGACGCAAATGCTTTTGTTCCTGTAATGAACTTGCTTCAGGAAAATTTTGGTGTTGATCATGGCTTCGTCACTACTTTACATCCGTGGCTTGGATATCAAAATTTATTAGACGGACCTTCCATGTCTGTTTCCGACCCGGGCCATATTCATTCAACCTATGTTTTGGGTCGTTCCAGTATTAATGCGTTGATCCCCAAAACGACTACTTGCATTAGTGCCTCTTGCCGTGCTTTGCCGTGGCTGGATGGTAAGTTTATGTCTCTGTCTTATAGAGTCCCTACAATGATTGTCTCGTCTGCTGATATATCGGTTAAACTTGAAAAGAACGTAACCCGTGAAGAGATTAAAAGGGTATTTGAGAACGCGGAGCAAATCCAGCAATATAAGATTATTAAGAATGTTAATGAGCCGTTGACCTCTATAGATTTCACAGGAAGTGAATATTCAGCCATCGTTGATCATAGATGGCTTATGGTGAACGGTCATTCCTATTGCAAATTTATCCTTTGGTACGACAACGAATGGGGGTATAGTTCTCGGGTTATTGATTTAGTACATTATCTGGGAACACTATAA
- a CDS encoding glycerate kinase, whose product MYVLRKIQPFFHHRNNMNILVASCGHKDFLNPVEACQAIVGGLNRWSSNHGIEVAPMADGGDGTIDALIAVKKGGIVIVETHDGLFRTRGAKMGVSEDQKTAVIEIAEAAGSAILQPHERQTMIATSFGVGELIIAAARLGCNRIVIGLGGSIVSDCGIGMAQALGAVFLDKKGNRLAPIANGGFNALSLKSIDNIVLDDLKVNVDELEIHIASDVAIPLLGSNGQARTFGPQKGANIVEIEYLEEGFANLVQVFRERFFKDIDIPLAGAAGGLGAGLFGFLNAKLYLGAQFIAEEMGLAGKISNADVVIVGEGCLDETTLCNKGPYYISQLAKMNKKKFIAVVGNVNKSADFSSFYDHISCCSDFYDKNEILTATKIKKTLGKAIYKVMSELFIQ is encoded by the coding sequence TTGTATGTTCTCAGAAAAATTCAGCCTTTTTTCCATCACAGAAACAATATGAATATATTAGTAGCCAGCTGCGGACATAAAGATTTTTTAAACCCGGTTGAAGCCTGTCAGGCTATTGTGGGTGGATTGAATCGTTGGTCCTCTAACCATGGGATTGAAGTTGCTCCCATGGCTGATGGGGGGGATGGAACTATTGATGCTCTTATTGCCGTCAAAAAAGGGGGAATAGTAATTGTAGAAACCCATGATGGTCTTTTTCGAACGAGGGGGGCCAAGATGGGTGTTAGTGAGGATCAGAAGACGGCAGTGATTGAAATTGCTGAGGCTGCAGGCTCAGCAATATTGCAGCCGCATGAGCGTCAGACCATGATTGCAACGTCTTTTGGTGTGGGGGAATTAATTATAGCTGCAGCCAGATTAGGTTGTAATCGGATTGTTATTGGGCTTGGCGGATCCATTGTCAGTGATTGTGGTATTGGAATGGCTCAAGCTTTAGGTGCAGTTTTTCTTGACAAAAAAGGCAATCGTCTTGCGCCAATTGCTAATGGTGGTTTCAATGCCCTCAGCTTGAAGTCGATTGACAATATTGTGCTTGATGATCTTAAAGTAAATGTTGATGAGTTGGAAATTCATATTGCTTCAGATGTTGCAATTCCTTTACTTGGGTCAAATGGGCAGGCAAGGACATTTGGCCCACAAAAAGGAGCGAATATTGTTGAAATAGAGTATTTGGAAGAAGGTTTCGCAAATTTAGTTCAAGTTTTTCGTGAACGTTTCTTTAAAGATATTGACATTCCTTTGGCCGGGGCGGCGGGTGGACTTGGAGCTGGGCTGTTCGGATTTTTAAACGCAAAATTGTATTTAGGGGCACAATTCATTGCCGAGGAAATGGGCTTGGCCGGGAAAATATCTAATGCGGATGTTGTTATTGTCGGGGAAGGATGCCTGGATGAGACGACCTTGTGCAATAAAGGTCCTTATTATATCAGCCAGTTGGCAAAAATGAATAAAAAGAAGTTTATTGCTGTAGTTGGTAACGTTAATAAATCTGCCGATTTCTCCTCCTTTTATGATCACATTAGCTGTTGCTCTGATTTTTATGATAAGAATGAAATATTAACCGCAACAAAGATAAAAAAAACATTGGGGAAAGCAATTTATAAAGTAATGAGTGAATTGTTTATTCAATAA
- a CDS encoding acyltransferase: MQYIKNFVKRNEFLMKIYLFMWPALEDLKTKRIRTAIPLYIGNLLPDLFFCDRIRAVLLCIAGARLEEINSSMVRQGFFIECASNLSAGKHFHVNRNSYFCGNDKIDIGCYVTISHNAQILTMHHRGEKHEQLVFKPVVIKDYCIIYAGAIILPGTVLEQYVVVGAGAVISGQTKPGGIYKGNPAQFIGFRRDVDLNGS; this comes from the coding sequence ATGCAATACATTAAAAATTTTGTTAAAAGAAATGAATTTTTGATGAAGATTTATCTTTTTATGTGGCCAGCTCTGGAGGACCTTAAAACAAAACGGATTCGTACAGCAATTCCACTGTATATCGGAAACTTACTACCGGACTTATTTTTTTGTGACAGAATTCGCGCAGTTCTTCTTTGTATTGCTGGTGCCAGACTTGAGGAGATTAATTCGAGCATGGTTCGACAGGGATTTTTTATCGAGTGTGCTTCAAACCTGTCAGCTGGAAAACATTTTCATGTCAATCGAAATAGCTATTTCTGTGGGAATGATAAGATCGATATCGGATGCTATGTGACGATCTCACATAATGCACAGATCCTGACCATGCACCACAGAGGTGAAAAACATGAGCAACTTGTTTTTAAACCGGTTGTTATCAAAGACTACTGTATAATTTATGCGGGGGCGATAATTCTTCCTGGAACAGTATTGGAACAGTATGTGGTTGTGGGTGCTGGGGCTGTGATTTCAGGGCAAACTAAGCCAGGCGGAATTTATAAGGGAAATCCAGCGCAATTCATAGGTTTTAGAAGAGATGTAGATCTTAATGGAAGCTGA
- a CDS encoding glycosyltransferase, whose amino-acid sequence MADKAKYWKKQEGKFPMRIAVYWESELWGGSDSHLLTLLKNWPDQNDRFTILYNRNNQGHERISEDLQNLKYVKSVAFSPVFDIVAKHNFINNFVAKFRKILNYMAKPYFFWKMVRKCRKLLVEHGPFDGVLADNGGYPAAWGALAAIIAAKQINLPKRLLLIHHAATKPGIYTWEIFEHFVDRMICRSATDLVAVSQATRQTLIDYRWFNTTINPIRVIYNGIDLQDSGKLGSAPESMNLRQVFSLGDSIIVGIVGRIERVKGHEDLIAGFALLSKEYQQKMKLLIIGSGDSGEIERLKKLANYLKVQNFLLFTGYLPGSSQTIIVQLNLLVVMAKDFEGFGLSIGEAMSVGTPVLATRVGAIPEIMNERVGSLVCPESPYEICDALVTFVENREISKQKAVLAKQHIRKFSAERMAKQFHMLFASK is encoded by the coding sequence TTGGCAGATAAGGCAAAATATTGGAAGAAGCAGGAGGGAAAATTCCCTATGAGAATTGCTGTTTATTGGGAATCAGAGCTTTGGGGTGGAAGCGATAGCCACCTATTGACATTACTAAAAAATTGGCCGGATCAAAATGATAGGTTTACGATTTTATACAATCGGAATAATCAAGGGCACGAACGCATTTCTGAGGACCTTCAGAATTTAAAATATGTTAAAAGCGTAGCGTTTTCCCCTGTGTTTGATATTGTGGCTAAACATAATTTTATAAACAATTTTGTAGCCAAATTCAGAAAAATATTGAATTATATGGCAAAGCCATATTTTTTTTGGAAAATGGTTAGGAAATGTCGAAAATTGTTAGTTGAGCATGGCCCTTTTGATGGTGTCCTTGCTGACAATGGCGGTTATCCAGCGGCTTGGGGAGCTTTGGCTGCAATTATTGCAGCAAAGCAGATAAATCTACCCAAAAGACTTTTACTTATTCATCATGCAGCAACAAAACCAGGTATATATACATGGGAGATTTTTGAGCATTTTGTTGATCGAATGATTTGCCGTAGTGCCACTGACCTGGTTGCCGTGTCTCAGGCCACGCGACAGACATTAATCGACTATCGCTGGTTTAATACCACTATTAATCCCATTCGCGTGATTTATAATGGTATTGATTTGCAAGATTCAGGAAAATTGGGTAGTGCACCTGAAAGCATGAATTTGCGCCAAGTATTTTCCTTGGGGGATTCGATAATCGTCGGTATTGTGGGCAGAATTGAACGTGTTAAAGGACATGAAGATTTGATTGCTGGCTTTGCTCTTCTTTCGAAGGAGTATCAGCAAAAGATGAAATTACTGATTATAGGTTCTGGCGACTCGGGGGAGATTGAGCGATTAAAAAAACTTGCTAATTATTTGAAAGTGCAAAATTTCCTATTATTTACCGGCTACCTTCCTGGATCTTCTCAAACTATAATTGTCCAATTGAATTTGCTGGTAGTTATGGCAAAAGACTTTGAGGGGTTTGGGCTAAGTATCGGCGAAGCAATGAGCGTGGGAACACCTGTGCTCGCGACTCGGGTGGGCGCTATCCCTGAAATCATGAATGAACGAGTGGGGTCCTTAGTTTGTCCCGAATCACCTTATGAAATATGCGATGCTTTGGTTACGTTTGTTGAGAATAGAGAAATATCTAAACAGAAAGCAGTATTGGCGAAGCAACACATCAGGAAATTCAGTGCTGAACGGATGGCCAAGCAGTTTCATATGCTATTTGCTTCAAAATAG
- a CDS encoding NAD(P)-dependent oxidoreductase translates to MTKQRIYISGCGGMLGEAFYRQFRAEYELKCTDIDVNEDWLSHLDFRDFDVYREDVCSFDPDYLFHLGAYTDLEYCELHPDETYVTNTLSVENAVYIANQLNIPVLYISTAGIFDGGKVAYDDWDNPAPLGHYARSKYAGELFVKENVRRHLICRAGWMMGSGPKKDKKFIQKIMKQIKEGKKKLYIVNDKFGTPTYTHDFAKNVKSLIEKEYWGLYNMVCDGETSRLEVAKQLLGILNLDNKIKINEVSSDYFKKEYFVERPPSERLLNRKLNLRGLNIMRDWKIALREYINDYYNDYL, encoded by the coding sequence ATGACAAAACAAAGAATTTATATTTCTGGGTGTGGTGGAATGTTAGGAGAAGCGTTTTACAGGCAATTTAGAGCTGAATATGAATTGAAATGCACAGATATTGATGTAAATGAAGACTGGCTTTCGCACCTCGATTTTAGGGATTTTGACGTATACAGGGAGGATGTATGCAGCTTTGATCCCGATTATCTTTTCCATCTTGGTGCTTATACTGATTTGGAATATTGTGAATTGCACCCCGATGAAACGTATGTAACCAACACGCTTTCGGTAGAAAATGCGGTTTATATAGCAAACCAATTAAATATACCTGTTTTATATATAAGCACTGCAGGAATTTTTGATGGAGGCAAAGTTGCTTACGATGACTGGGATAATCCCGCCCCATTGGGCCATTATGCCAGATCTAAATATGCAGGAGAGTTATTTGTTAAAGAAAATGTAAGAAGGCACCTGATCTGCAGAGCTGGGTGGATGATGGGGAGTGGGCCTAAAAAAGACAAGAAATTTATTCAAAAAATAATGAAACAAATAAAAGAAGGCAAAAAAAAACTATATATAGTGAATGATAAATTTGGGACTCCAACATACACTCATGATTTTGCAAAGAATGTAAAATCATTGATAGAAAAAGAATATTGGGGCCTATATAATATGGTTTGTGATGGAGAAACGAGTCGTTTGGAAGTTGCTAAGCAATTACTCGGTATATTGAATCTTGATAACAAGATCAAAATAAATGAAGTTTCTTCAGATTACTTTAAAAAGGAATATTTTGTCGAAAGGCCACCATCAGAAAGACTTTTGAACAGAAAGCTCAACTTACGAGGCTTGAATATTATGCGAGATTGGAAAATTGCCTTGAGAGAATATATCAACGATTATTATAACGACTATCTATAA
- a CDS encoding glycosyltransferase, whose product MKKVSVIIPAYNKAALTIKTIKSVLGQTYGNIEIIVVDDGSTDDTKNKLQLFGDKIHYIYKQNGGACSARNVGIKQATGEYIALIDCDDIYYPEKIAKSVECLEKKSDYGFVYTGAYLINDDGDVISEHRISDCLASGWIASRLILCNFVCNSTVVIRKECFKEVGYFDENIFIPADWDMWLRLSEKYKASYIDDKLTGYRLTDSYTASNMETGLNEINYVLNKALSRNNHLYSGLIKRCLSTVYFTYGVNYAVMQDFKQSRETLLKSVLNKPYGLRGILLLGGMLFVPKLCCKIILYLRPNKYHLISV is encoded by the coding sequence ATGAAAAAAGTAAGTGTAATAATCCCGGCCTACAATAAAGCAGCCTTGACCATCAAGACGATTAAGAGCGTCCTTGGTCAAACATATGGAAATATTGAAATTATTGTCGTTGATGATGGCTCGACAGATGACACGAAGAATAAACTTCAATTGTTCGGAGATAAAATTCATTATATATACAAACAGAATGGCGGAGCATGCAGTGCGCGTAATGTAGGCATAAAACAAGCAACAGGAGAATATATTGCGCTTATTGATTGTGATGACATTTACTACCCTGAGAAAATTGCAAAAAGTGTTGAGTGCTTGGAAAAGAAAAGTGATTATGGCTTTGTATATACTGGAGCGTATTTAATAAACGATGACGGTGATGTCATTTCAGAACACCGGATCTCAGATTGCCTTGCTTCAGGATGGATAGCATCAAGATTGATCTTGTGTAACTTCGTTTGTAATTCGACAGTTGTTATAAGAAAAGAATGCTTTAAAGAAGTCGGATATTTTGATGAAAATATATTTATACCAGCAGATTGGGATATGTGGTTAAGGCTCTCAGAAAAATACAAGGCTTCATATATTGATGATAAACTTACCGGTTATAGACTTACTGATAGTTATACAGCATCAAACATGGAAACGGGGCTCAATGAAATCAATTATGTTCTTAATAAGGCGCTCAGCAGAAACAATCACCTTTATAGTGGATTAATAAAAAGGTGTCTATCAACCGTGTATTTCACATATGGCGTAAACTATGCAGTAATGCAAGATTTTAAACAATCACGGGAAACATTGTTAAAATCCGTGTTAAATAAACCATATGGTTTGAGGGGGATTCTTTTATTGGGGGGAATGTTATTTGTTCCAAAATTATGTTGTAAGATCATCCTCTATCTGAGACCTAACAAATATCACCTAATTTCCGTCTGA
- a CDS encoding NAD-dependent epimerase/dehydratase family protein: MNKAKQIACVTGAFGMVGSKIVQRLVLDGYKVRALSRSKYFDVPDVELFCGGLEDEEVLKSFLSNTDLLFHCAAELYDESKMWNVNVLGTEQLLRIVKESHIQYLCYLSSAGVVGRTNVKLVNEKTICKPQNAYEQSKWAAEQLVAEGIDGCTIVILRPTNVIDNKRPGALGLPMRNSWLDRFKVFLKGGECAHIVHAEDVAEAAMYFISRPFNTPRCFFVSCDNEPLNTFAGLRALYRAIENNRPVGSVRPALHLPLIVPHILRQLRRGKGNRGDVRYSSEKIMSEGFKFSIGTKGAVTDLLSTRGSK; the protein is encoded by the coding sequence TTGAATAAAGCAAAACAAATTGCATGTGTAACCGGTGCTTTCGGGATGGTTGGAAGTAAAATTGTCCAGCGATTAGTATTGGATGGGTATAAAGTTAGAGCATTAAGCCGGAGCAAATATTTTGATGTTCCAGATGTTGAATTGTTCTGTGGTGGGCTTGAGGATGAAGAAGTTCTCAAATCTTTTTTGAGTAATACCGACCTTCTTTTCCATTGTGCTGCTGAATTATATGATGAATCTAAAATGTGGAATGTTAATGTTCTGGGAACCGAGCAATTGTTGCGTATCGTTAAGGAATCACACATTCAGTACTTATGCTATTTAAGCAGTGCTGGCGTGGTGGGGCGAACAAATGTGAAGTTGGTTAATGAAAAAACTATCTGTAAGCCGCAAAATGCCTATGAGCAAAGCAAGTGGGCGGCTGAACAACTTGTTGCAGAGGGTATTGACGGTTGCACAATTGTAATTTTGCGACCAACGAATGTGATAGATAATAAACGACCTGGAGCTCTTGGTTTGCCGATGCGCAACTCGTGGTTGGACCGATTTAAAGTGTTTTTAAAGGGTGGAGAATGTGCGCACATTGTGCATGCAGAAGATGTTGCCGAAGCTGCAATGTATTTTATTTCTCGCCCGTTTAACACCCCCCGGTGTTTTTTTGTTTCCTGTGACAATGAACCACTGAACACGTTTGCAGGGTTAAGGGCTCTTTATAGAGCCATTGAGAATAATCGCCCTGTTGGTAGTGTTCGGCCAGCGCTGCATCTACCGTTGATTGTTCCTCATATATTACGACAACTGCGGCGCGGTAAAGGAAACCGAGGTGATGTCCGATATTCTTCAGAAAAAATCATGTCTGAAGGGTTTAAGTTCTCTATTGGCACAAAAGGAGCTGTGACGGACTTACTTTCAACACGTGGCTCCAAATAG